From Candidatus Vondammii sp. HM_W22, one genomic window encodes:
- a CDS encoding SPOR domain-containing protein — MDERLKKRLVGATVLISLVVIFVPMLLEHGPIIETGITESNIPPRPDTYFSSRVLPLESETLSPTLDEIVPLQSDDKPEPVQTPPPRAGKPAQPVAKPVKPVPVTQRVGLSAWVVQVGSFGKRENAEKVEKILKSKKFPAFIKRAGVKEKTLFRVMVGPEIDRKLAEQMLGKVNRQLKPMKLKGTLKSYQ, encoded by the coding sequence GTGGATGAACGGCTGAAAAAGCGGCTTGTGGGTGCCACCGTCCTGATATCGCTGGTGGTTATTTTTGTGCCCATGTTGCTGGAGCATGGGCCGATTATTGAAACGGGCATTACCGAGAGCAACATTCCCCCCCGGCCGGATACATACTTCTCTTCCCGAGTGCTGCCGCTGGAAAGTGAAACACTCTCCCCCACCCTTGACGAGATTGTTCCTCTGCAATCAGACGACAAACCCGAGCCGGTGCAGACGCCTCCTCCCCGAGCAGGAAAACCAGCGCAACCGGTAGCCAAGCCGGTTAAGCCCGTCCCGGTAACACAGCGTGTGGGTCTCTCTGCCTGGGTGGTTCAGGTGGGTAGTTTCGGTAAACGTGAAAATGCTGAAAAAGTTGAGAAGATTCTGAAAAGCAAGAAATTCCCCGCTTTTATCAAGCGTGCAGGTGTCAAAGAGAAAACTTTGTTCAGGGTGATGGTTGGTCCTGAAATAGACCGTAAACTGGCAGAGCAGATGTTGGGGAAAGTAAATCGCCAGCTCAAGCCGATGAAGTTGAAAGGAACACTGAAGAGCTACCAGTAG
- a CDS encoding IS256 family transposase, which yields MAGRDTIIDPLTKLLRSGAEQLIYQVVEAELLELLAEHVERRTEDGKVGVVRNGHLPARKLQTGLGPVTVKIPKVRAKTGEPVTFRSALVPPYVRKTKSLEAALPWLYLKRISSGEMGEALKVLVVPGATGLSAGRVSRLKQVWAEEYRSGCEERLDKGHWVYVWADGVYSGQRAEQTKLCALVVIGVNERGEKHFLAIEDGVRESTQSWREVLLKLKSRGLTPPKLAIGDGAMGFWAALEEVYPETRQQRCWMHKAMNVLNCLPRSAQPKAKQALHNIWQAETQADAEKAFDLFIKTYEPKYPKAAICLHKDREELMAFYQFPAQHWQSIRTSNPIESTFGTIRHRTKRSKGCLSRDGMLHMMFKLGLCAEKTWRRLRGFDYLAKVITGIKFKEGVEVARVDQVTA from the coding sequence CTGGCAGGTCGCGATACGATTATCGATCCGCTGACAAAGTTGCTGAGAAGTGGTGCAGAGCAGTTGATCTACCAGGTGGTGGAGGCCGAGCTGCTGGAGCTGTTGGCGGAGCACGTCGAGCGACGGACAGAGGATGGCAAGGTGGGTGTGGTGCGTAATGGTCACCTGCCAGCTCGTAAACTGCAGACAGGATTAGGGCCGGTCACGGTCAAGATCCCCAAAGTACGAGCGAAGACCGGCGAGCCGGTGACGTTCCGATCAGCTCTGGTGCCGCCGTATGTACGCAAGACGAAGTCACTGGAAGCGGCACTGCCGTGGCTCTACCTGAAGAGGATTTCCAGTGGAGAGATGGGTGAAGCCCTGAAAGTGCTTGTGGTTCCGGGTGCAACAGGCTTGTCGGCGGGCAGGGTATCGCGTCTGAAGCAGGTCTGGGCAGAAGAATATCGGAGCGGGTGCGAGGAGCGCCTGGATAAGGGCCATTGGGTGTATGTGTGGGCAGACGGTGTCTACAGCGGACAGAGAGCAGAGCAGACGAAGCTGTGTGCCCTGGTGGTGATCGGCGTGAATGAGCGTGGTGAGAAGCATTTTCTGGCAATTGAGGATGGTGTACGGGAGTCCACACAGAGCTGGCGGGAGGTACTGTTGAAACTGAAGTCACGCGGACTGACCCCGCCCAAATTGGCGATCGGTGACGGTGCCATGGGATTCTGGGCTGCGCTGGAGGAAGTGTATCCAGAGACGCGTCAGCAGCGCTGCTGGATGCACAAGGCCATGAACGTGCTGAACTGCCTGCCAAGGTCAGCTCAGCCGAAAGCGAAGCAGGCACTGCACAACATCTGGCAGGCGGAGACCCAGGCCGATGCGGAAAAAGCCTTTGATCTGTTTATCAAAACGTATGAGCCAAAGTATCCGAAGGCTGCCATCTGTCTGCACAAAGACCGAGAGGAACTGATGGCTTTCTATCAATTTCCTGCGCAGCATTGGCAGAGTATTCGGACCAGCAATCCGATTGAATCCACCTTCGGGACAATCCGCCATCGAACCAAGCGTTCCAAGGGCTGCCTATCGCGTGACGGCATGCTACACATGATGTTTAAACTCGGCCTGTGTGCCGAGAAGACGTGGAGACGATTACGGGGTTTCGATTATCTGGCGAAGGTGATAACCGGAATCAAATTTAAAGAGGGTGTTGAGGTAGCAAGAGTCGATCAGGTCACCGCTTGA
- the folC gene encoding bifunctional tetrahydrofolate synthase/dihydrofolate synthase, translated as MGSKSLQEWLDWQSGLHPREIELGLERIKTVWKRLHPGPLSCNIITVAGTNGKGSCVAFLDAMLRAGGYRTGCYTSPHLIRYNERIRIDGEEATDDRLCQAFERIDQARENSTLTYFEFGTLAALEIFARDELDVAILEVGLGGRLDAVNIIDPDVALITTVDIDHTDWLGDTRDQIGLEKAGIMRPGCPVVFGGSQVPDSVVLHAGDVAATLFVPGSDFSYQTDGQSWHWQGREHHRYSLPMPYLRGRFQLQNASAVLMALECLDQQLPLSQQAIRTGLQSVLLPGRFQVIGQAPMTILDVAHNPEAARALANNLKDMFCSGSTRAIFSMLADKDVEQVARIIAPFVDHWYITELKGERVASCEMLSQSIEAAGVPAGEITRYVTLTAALAAAKSEAEESDRLLVFGSFYMVGEVLQFL; from the coding sequence ATGGGTTCCAAATCCCTCCAAGAGTGGCTCGACTGGCAGTCGGGACTGCATCCCCGTGAGATCGAGCTTGGATTAGAGCGTATAAAGACGGTATGGAAACGACTCCATCCAGGCCCATTGTCATGCAACATCATTACTGTTGCCGGTACTAACGGCAAAGGCTCCTGTGTCGCTTTTCTCGATGCCATGCTGCGGGCCGGTGGTTACCGTACCGGCTGTTACACATCCCCCCATCTGATCCGATATAACGAACGAATTCGCATTGATGGGGAGGAGGCAACCGACGACAGGCTTTGCCAGGCCTTTGAGCGAATCGATCAGGCCCGTGAAAACTCCACCTTGACTTATTTCGAGTTCGGTACCCTTGCTGCCCTGGAGATTTTTGCCCGCGATGAGTTGGATGTAGCCATTCTTGAAGTGGGGCTGGGAGGGCGGCTTGATGCCGTCAATATTATCGATCCCGATGTCGCACTGATCACGACAGTTGATATTGACCATACCGATTGGCTGGGAGACACCCGGGATCAAATCGGCCTGGAGAAAGCGGGTATCATGCGGCCGGGATGTCCGGTGGTTTTTGGTGGCTCACAGGTGCCCGATTCTGTGGTTCTCCACGCTGGAGATGTGGCAGCCACACTGTTTGTCCCGGGGAGTGATTTCAGCTATCAGACGGATGGGCAGAGTTGGCATTGGCAGGGGAGAGAGCATCACCGATATTCACTTCCCATGCCTTATCTGAGAGGACGATTTCAACTGCAGAACGCATCAGCCGTCCTCATGGCGTTAGAGTGCCTTGATCAGCAATTGCCTCTTAGCCAACAAGCTATCAGGACCGGCCTTCAGTCGGTATTGCTGCCAGGGCGATTTCAAGTGATTGGCCAGGCTCCCATGACAATTCTCGATGTGGCGCATAATCCCGAAGCTGCCAGAGCACTGGCGAATAACCTTAAAGATATGTTCTGTTCCGGAAGCACGCGGGCAATATTTTCCATGCTGGCAGATAAAGATGTGGAGCAGGTGGCGAGGATCATTGCTCCGTTTGTCGATCATTGGTATATCACTGAACTGAAGGGGGAACGTGTTGCATCGTGCGAGATGCTGTCGCAGAGTATTGAAGCGGCTGGCGTTCCCGCCGGAGAGATAACCCGCTACGTAACTCTGACGGCCGCATTGGCTGCAGCAAAATCGGAAGCGGAGGAGAGTGACCGGTTGTTGGTTTTTGGCTCTTTTTATATGGTTGGCGAGGTTCTTCAATTTCTTTGA
- a CDS encoding helix-turn-helix domain-containing protein encodes MKNKIPTKKYPREDWHPADIKAALEKAGWSLSRLSIHHGYASRNTLKHALQRSWPKGQRLIAQAIGVPPEKIWPSRYRKHSPDASKKSNPKQRRRRVEG; translated from the coding sequence ATGAAGAATAAAATTCCTACAAAAAAATACCCCCGGGAGGATTGGCATCCAGCAGATATCAAAGCCGCCCTGGAAAAAGCCGGTTGGTCACTATCTCGGCTCTCTATCCATCACGGCTACGCCAGCCGCAACACACTAAAGCATGCGCTACAGCGTAGTTGGCCCAAGGGTCAACGGCTGATTGCCCAGGCAATCGGTGTTCCACCCGAAAAAATCTGGCCTTCCCGATATAGAAAACATTCACCTGATGCCTCCAAAAAGTCTAACCCAAAACAGAGAAGAAGGCGCGTTGAAGGATAA
- the hybE gene encoding [NiFe]-hydrogenase assembly chaperone HybE — protein sequence MQEIPILNPAIKVQALGFQEYQGRVLGVLLHPG from the coding sequence ATGCAGGAGATTCCAATTCTAAACCCGGCAATCAAGGTTCAGGCATTAGGTTTCCAAGAGTACCAGGGGAGGGTGCTTGGTGTTCTATTACATCCTGGTTGA
- the accD gene encoding acetyl-CoA carboxylase, carboxyltransferase subunit beta, with protein sequence MSWFEKLMPSRIRTEGGSKRAVPEGLWAKCPGCSAILYRAEMERNQDVCPKCSHHNRMSARRRLETFLDPEPREEIAGNLTPLDPLKFKDSKKYKDRIIQAQKKTGEKDALIVMRGQLKELDLVVAAFEFGFMGGSMGSVVGERFVQGVNVALERSIPFICFSASGGARMQESLFSLMQMAKTSAALNKMRKRGIPYISVMTDPTMGGVSASFAMLGDVNIAEPKALIGFAGPRVIEQTVRETLPEGFQRSEFLLEHGAVDMIVDRRDMRDHLASLLSMLTHKPRP encoded by the coding sequence ATGAGTTGGTTTGAAAAACTGATGCCCAGTCGCATCCGTACTGAAGGCGGCAGCAAACGTGCGGTTCCGGAAGGGTTATGGGCTAAATGCCCCGGTTGCAGTGCCATCCTCTATCGTGCGGAGATGGAGCGCAATCAGGATGTCTGCCCTAAATGCAGCCACCACAACCGGATGAGTGCCCGCAGACGCTTGGAGACTTTTCTCGATCCAGAACCAAGGGAAGAGATTGCCGGTAACCTGACGCCGCTGGATCCGCTCAAATTCAAGGACAGTAAGAAGTACAAAGACCGCATTATCCAGGCACAGAAAAAGACCGGGGAGAAAGATGCCCTGATTGTGATGCGTGGTCAGCTTAAAGAGCTGGACCTAGTGGTTGCCGCTTTCGAGTTTGGTTTTATGGGCGGCTCCATGGGATCTGTTGTGGGTGAACGGTTCGTTCAGGGGGTCAATGTGGCCCTTGAACGGAGCATCCCCTTTATCTGTTTCTCCGCCAGCGGTGGTGCCCGGATGCAGGAGTCACTTTTCTCTCTGATGCAGATGGCCAAGACCAGTGCAGCTCTGAACAAGATGCGTAAGCGTGGTATTCCCTATATCTCGGTAATGACCGACCCTACCATGGGCGGCGTCTCTGCCAGTTTTGCCATGCTCGGCGATGTCAATATAGCTGAGCCCAAGGCACTGATCGGATTTGCCGGTCCCCGAGTCATTGAACAGACCGTGCGTGAGACCTTGCCGGAGGGGTTTCAGCGAAGCGAGTTTCTGTTGGAGCATGGTGCGGTGGATATGATTGTCGACCGCCGTGACATGCGTGATCATTTGGCCAGCCTGCTGAGTATGCTGACTCACAAACCCCGGCCGTGA
- a CDS encoding autotransporter outer membrane beta-barrel domain-containing protein, with protein sequence MGDADDPNSQASITINATGGTISTEKGEAHGIYGKQRGTGAINITSAAEITTKGILAHGIFGGHEGTGAVDITSTAKITTKGRYARGIQSRIGSSPSTAAMNINSEAAINTEGGRAHGISATHAGSTGTINITSAADITATGLGSDGLEAAGSGNQRFRVKVTGGTILGGRSTGAGINTASRGGGTIDIQSGSTLSALSDRAIIDADGAAAITNTGTIIGFVTLGGGDDTFTNSSSNSFNVRSFADTDGDRIRDKESVAVNDFGTGSDTFTNTATGTVRLLTVEDMSGLSSEVDDDTAPTDWDTTFVKEYFSAGSARLSITGGATAGNSGGGIFRADGGELRIDTVLDDGVVDTTDVLVVDRTEVGSGGPTKVIVANAGGAGGLTGRGKTDGILVIEVLDAGYSASSAFVLGAPAVAGAYEYDLVQADNQNWYLQSLKKSAGLQAQLYGYSALQVVLREEIDTLWQRGRRGQLLDMDGTASQSGSGLWMRSRYLKTSVDAGVTFGADSANTSLDYRQSMIQLGYDHELLAGADGYLAAGVFGHYKRLDLDVDNAMGERLSSADTSGYGGGASLIWYSQDGFYGGLVGQLTAYDIDVTGYTGGKGSLDALTWSISVEGGHRFDFIGGTRLVPQAQLAWHGLELDDFTDSRGVVVTWEEKKALTGRLGLALEGGRLKSQGGNGLTGYVLTNLVHDFDRPGSLNASGTSVGMQVNKMRVNRTRIEGRFGVQLLTDDDRLIFFGEIGVAKDLRGKPHTQYSGTAGLRWNF encoded by the coding sequence ATGGGTGATGCAGATGACCCGAATAGTCAAGCTTCGATTACCATTAATGCGACCGGCGGTACGATCAGCACAGAGAAAGGAGAGGCCCATGGCATTTATGGCAAACAGAGGGGTACGGGTGCCATTAATATTACCTCTGCGGCGGAGATTACCACCAAAGGCATCCTGGCCCACGGAATTTTTGGCGGACACGAGGGTACAGGCGCGGTTGATATTACCTCTACGGCGAAGATCACCACCAAAGGCCGTTATGCCAGGGGAATTCAGAGCCGAATTGGTAGCTCACCGAGTACGGCTGCTATGAACATTAACTCTGAGGCGGCCATTAACACGGAGGGTGGGAGAGCTCACGGTATTTCTGCCACACACGCTGGCAGTACGGGCACGATTAACATCACCTCCGCGGCAGATATCACCGCCACCGGTTTAGGTTCTGATGGCCTGGAGGCAGCGGGGAGTGGAAACCAACGCTTTCGCGTAAAAGTCACGGGTGGCACTATTCTGGGTGGACGGAGTACAGGTGCGGGCATTAACACAGCCAGCCGGGGTGGCGGCACGATAGATATCCAGTCTGGCAGTACTCTCAGTGCCTTGAGTGATCGGGCTATCATCGATGCAGACGGGGCGGCAGCGATTACCAATACGGGTACTATCATTGGCTTTGTGACGCTTGGTGGTGGTGATGATACATTTACCAATAGCTCTTCCAATTCGTTCAATGTGCGTAGCTTTGCCGATACAGATGGCGACCGTATCCGTGACAAAGAGAGTGTGGCCGTCAACGACTTTGGTACCGGCAGCGACACTTTCACCAATACGGCGACCGGGACGGTTCGTCTGCTGACGGTTGAGGATATGAGTGGGCTGTCGTCGGAGGTTGACGATGATACAGCGCCAACAGACTGGGATACTACGTTTGTTAAAGAGTACTTTTCCGCAGGCTCGGCCAGATTGTCGATCACCGGTGGCGCTACCGCTGGTAATAGTGGCGGCGGAATATTCCGGGCCGATGGAGGAGAACTGCGGATTGATACGGTTCTGGATGATGGCGTGGTGGATACCACTGACGTCCTGGTTGTTGACAGGACGGAGGTAGGCAGTGGTGGCCCGACAAAAGTTATCGTTGCCAATGCCGGAGGCGCTGGTGGGTTGACCGGCCGGGGAAAGACAGACGGTATCCTGGTTATCGAAGTGCTGGATGCAGGCTATTCCGCTTCAAGTGCATTCGTGCTTGGCGCCCCGGCTGTTGCCGGCGCATATGAATATGATCTTGTTCAGGCGGATAATCAGAACTGGTATCTGCAATCGCTGAAGAAATCAGCGGGACTTCAGGCCCAGCTTTATGGTTACAGTGCGCTTCAGGTCGTGCTGCGTGAGGAGATAGATACGCTGTGGCAGCGGGGTCGACGAGGGCAACTGTTAGACATGGATGGCACGGCGAGCCAGTCGGGTTCCGGCTTATGGATGCGCAGTAGATATTTAAAAACCTCAGTCGATGCGGGTGTGACATTTGGTGCTGACAGTGCAAATACCAGTCTTGACTATAGGCAGTCCATGATTCAGCTTGGTTATGACCATGAACTGCTTGCCGGTGCTGACGGCTATCTGGCGGCGGGCGTGTTCGGTCATTACAAGCGTCTTGATCTGGATGTTGACAATGCCATGGGTGAACGGCTTTCCAGCGCGGATACCAGTGGCTATGGTGGCGGTGCGTCGTTGATCTGGTACAGCCAAGATGGCTTTTATGGCGGTCTGGTTGGCCAGTTGACGGCCTATGACATCGATGTGACAGGTTATACCGGCGGTAAAGGTTCTCTGGACGCACTGACTTGGTCGATAAGTGTTGAGGGCGGGCACCGATTTGATTTTATTGGCGGCACGCGTCTTGTCCCCCAGGCGCAGCTTGCGTGGCATGGCCTGGAGCTTGATGATTTCACTGATAGCAGAGGTGTTGTGGTGACCTGGGAGGAGAAAAAAGCGTTGACGGGCCGGCTTGGTCTTGCGTTGGAGGGTGGCAGGCTGAAGTCTCAGGGCGGCAATGGTCTGACCGGTTATGTTCTTACCAACCTTGTACATGACTTTGACCGACCGGGCAGCCTTAATGCCTCAGGGACCAGTGTGGGGATGCAGGTGAACAAAATGCGAGTAAACAGAACCCGCATTGAGGGGCGGTTTGGCGTTCAACTGCTGACCGATGATGATCGTCTGATATTCTTTGGTGAGATCGGTGTTGCGAAGGATTTAAGGGGAAAACCCCATACTCAGTACAGTGGCACTGCAGGACTCCGGTGGAACTTCTGA
- the trpA gene encoding tryptophan synthase subunit alpha: MSRISGRFKQLDENNKVALIPFVTAGDPTPDIIVPLMHSMVKAGADIIELGVPFSDPMADGPVIQRASERALEHNVSLHDVLDMVRQFREQDNETPVVLMGYLNPIEVMGYNAFAKAAGAAGVDGVLTVDIPPEEADEYLAALRPQEIDAIFLLAPTSSEERIQRICDAASGFVYYVSVKGITGASRPSVGEVAAKGAQIRKMTNLPLGIGFGIKSADTAQAMGQVGDAVVVGSVLVACVEELRETPDKIAPAISLILSSMREALDLI, encoded by the coding sequence ATGAGTCGCATCAGTGGACGTTTCAAGCAATTGGACGAAAACAACAAAGTTGCGCTGATCCCGTTTGTTACAGCGGGTGACCCAACGCCGGATATAATAGTGCCGTTGATGCATTCAATGGTGAAGGCCGGGGCCGATATCATCGAGCTGGGTGTTCCCTTCTCGGATCCAATGGCCGATGGCCCGGTGATTCAGCGGGCCAGTGAACGGGCGTTGGAGCACAATGTCAGCTTGCATGACGTGTTGGATATGGTGCGTCAATTCCGTGAGCAGGATAATGAAACACCGGTTGTGTTGATGGGTTATCTGAATCCTATCGAGGTGATGGGATATAATGCGTTTGCCAAGGCAGCGGGAGCGGCGGGTGTCGACGGTGTTCTGACGGTTGATATTCCACCTGAAGAGGCGGATGAATATCTTGCCGCACTGCGTCCACAGGAAATTGACGCTATATTTCTATTGGCGCCCACTAGCAGTGAAGAGCGGATTCAACGTATCTGCGACGCGGCCAGCGGTTTTGTTTACTATGTCTCGGTCAAGGGAATAACCGGCGCAAGCCGCCCATCAGTGGGCGAAGTGGCAGCCAAGGGAGCTCAGATCCGCAAGATGACGAATCTTCCCCTGGGTATAGGTTTTGGTATCAAGAGTGCGGATACTGCCCAAGCAATGGGCCAGGTTGGCGATGCCGTGGTTGTGGGAAGTGTGCTGGTGGCCTGTGTTGAAGAGTTGAGGGAGACGCCTGATAAGATTGCTCCGGCGATTTCATTAATTCTCTCCTCCATGCGTGAGGCATTGGATCTGATCTGA
- a CDS encoding phosphoribosylanthranilate isomerase, with product MRTRVKICGITCPQDALVAVDQGADAIGLVFYPPSLRAVTLEQADSIVRVVPPFVTIVGLFVDAGHAAVAEVLAHTRIDLLQFHGNEVPEACGGHGRPYIKAVRMRDDVDLDLLRERYSEATGLLLDTYQKGKPGGTGEVFNWEMIPADIRSDIVLAGGLAPENIEGAIRQVRPYAVDVSGGVEREKGIKDESKIAAFMRGVECANH from the coding sequence ATGAGAACACGCGTTAAAATCTGTGGTATCACCTGTCCGCAAGATGCCCTGGTGGCGGTAGATCAAGGGGCTGATGCCATAGGGCTGGTATTTTATCCACCCAGTCTACGTGCAGTGACGCTGGAACAAGCCGATTCTATTGTGCGTGTTGTCCCGCCTTTCGTTACAATTGTGGGTCTGTTCGTTGATGCAGGACATGCTGCAGTCGCTGAAGTGTTGGCCCATACGCGGATAGACTTATTACAGTTTCACGGTAACGAGGTACCTGAAGCCTGCGGTGGACATGGCCGACCTTACATAAAGGCGGTGCGAATGCGGGATGATGTGGATCTTGATTTGTTGCGCGAGCGTTATTCAGAAGCGACAGGATTGCTGCTTGATACCTATCAGAAAGGCAAACCCGGAGGAACGGGTGAAGTTTTTAACTGGGAGATGATACCGGCTGATATACGCAGTGACATTGTCCTCGCAGGAGGACTTGCACCGGAAAATATTGAGGGTGCTATTCGCCAAGTCAGGCCCTATGCGGTAGATGTCAGTGGCGGGGTGGAGCGGGAGAAGGGCATCAAGGATGAATCAAAGATTGCGGCATTCATGCGAGGAGTAGAGTGTGCCAACCACTAA
- a CDS encoding helix-turn-helix domain-containing protein, with product MNKKIKKGNALDEESNTLNNGVFDRLKKLREHFGVSQAEMDGLLGIGKKSWQRYESGGHTPGSQVIAALARLDCNANWLLTGSGAMIMAQQPTPEPEPPTERSSGEQKEWERQAEKFRTASQVAFDMTKDDPSSNPAAIWAALIVELVTLHGLEQSGVERLYETLRSLQDREEAK from the coding sequence ATGAATAAGAAAATTAAAAAGGGTAACGCTTTGGACGAAGAAAGTAATACCCTAAATAATGGGGTTTTTGACCGATTAAAGAAGCTTCGGGAGCATTTTGGGGTATCTCAAGCAGAGATGGATGGTTTGCTGGGTATTGGGAAGAAGTCCTGGCAGCGTTATGAATCAGGTGGACATACCCCTGGAAGCCAGGTTATTGCAGCGCTCGCACGCCTCGATTGCAATGCCAACTGGTTACTAACAGGGAGTGGCGCCATGATTATGGCTCAACAGCCCACACCAGAACCTGAACCTCCCACGGAACGCTCATCTGGCGAGCAAAAGGAGTGGGAGCGCCAAGCGGAGAAGTTTAGGACAGCCTCCCAGGTTGCTTTCGATATGACAAAAGATGATCCCAGCTCAAACCCAGCAGCTATATGGGCTGCACTGATCGTCGAACTAGTGACACTCCATGGGCTTGAACAATCTGGAGTTGAGCGTCTATATGAAACACTTCGCTCACTACAGGACCGCGAAGAAGCAAAATAG
- a CDS encoding helix-turn-helix domain-containing protein, with product MSFPRKRRNWKRVRPSNLRDAFRLCKEYAREKKNLSVERIADLMGVSVDSLYKWLSNGKMSASMIQGYEHFCGIHLVSDYLASSANRLVIDIPTGRAVSAMETNELQAVFSDAFGMLIRYYNGEADQQVTEDNLTCILAGLVWHRENVRKTEQPELEFGVKE from the coding sequence ATGAGCTTTCCAAGAAAACGGCGTAACTGGAAGCGAGTGCGTCCGAGCAATCTTCGGGATGCCTTTCGTCTCTGCAAAGAGTATGCAAGAGAGAAGAAAAACCTAAGCGTTGAACGGATCGCCGATCTGATGGGTGTGTCGGTAGACAGCCTCTATAAGTGGTTATCCAACGGCAAAATGTCTGCCTCGATGATCCAGGGCTACGAACATTTCTGCGGTATTCATCTTGTCAGCGATTACCTGGCCTCCAGCGCAAACAGACTGGTGATTGATATCCCTACTGGTCGAGCCGTTTCGGCGATGGAAACCAATGAGCTGCAGGCCGTTTTTTCAGATGCCTTCGGCATGCTGATCCGTTACTACAACGGTGAAGCCGATCAGCAGGTGACAGAGGATAACCTGACCTGCATTTTAGCCGGCTTGGTCTGGCACCGTGAGAATGTACGAAAGACGGAACAACCAGAACTCGAATTCGGAGTTAAGGAGTGA
- the trpB gene encoding tryptophan synthase subunit beta, producing MPDGRGHFGPYGGLFVAETLMGPLDELRQAYEKYMQDEAFLAELDADLANYVGRPSPVYHAERLSRELGGAQIYLKREDLNHTGAHKINNTVGQALLASRMEKKRIIAETGAGQHGVATATVAVRLGLECVIYMGAVDILRQEANVYRMKLLGAEVVAVESGSRTLKDALNEAMRDWVTNVDDTFYIIGTVAGPHPYPAMVRDFQAIIGREAREQIQRQAGRLPDVLVACVGGGSNAIGLFYPFLNDESVEIIGVEAAGKGLDTGQHAAPLCAGKPGVLHGNRTYLMEDPNGQIIETHSISAGLDYPGVGPEHAWLKDIGRARYVAVTDEEALEAFHTLTKTEGIIPALESSHALAQSFKLAREMNPDQIILVNLSGRGDKDMHTVAALDGIKI from the coding sequence ATGCCGGATGGTCGGGGGCATTTCGGACCTTATGGTGGCCTGTTTGTCGCAGAGACTCTAATGGGGCCACTCGATGAATTGCGTCAGGCCTATGAAAAATATATGCAGGATGAGGCCTTCCTGGCAGAGCTGGATGCAGACCTAGCTAACTATGTCGGTCGTCCTTCCCCCGTCTATCACGCTGAGCGACTGAGCCGGGAGCTGGGCGGGGCACAGATCTATCTGAAACGCGAAGACCTCAACCACACAGGTGCACATAAGATCAATAATACCGTTGGTCAGGCTTTGCTGGCAAGCCGGATGGAGAAAAAGCGTATTATTGCTGAAACAGGCGCAGGCCAACACGGCGTGGCAACAGCAACTGTAGCCGTCCGCCTCGGACTTGAATGCGTGATCTACATGGGCGCCGTGGATATCCTCCGACAGGAGGCGAATGTCTACAGAATGAAGCTGTTGGGCGCAGAGGTTGTCGCTGTGGAGTCCGGCTCCAGAACGCTGAAAGATGCCCTGAATGAAGCGATGCGCGACTGGGTGACCAATGTTGATGACACCTTCTACATTATAGGCACTGTTGCCGGCCCTCATCCTTATCCTGCCATGGTGCGCGATTTTCAGGCCATTATCGGCCGGGAGGCACGGGAGCAGATTCAGCGGCAGGCCGGTCGTCTGCCCGATGTCCTGGTCGCTTGTGTCGGCGGCGGATCAAATGCCATCGGCCTGTTCTATCCCTTTCTGAATGATGAGAGTGTCGAGATTATCGGTGTGGAAGCGGCCGGAAAAGGCCTTGATACCGGACAGCATGCAGCCCCTTTGTGCGCAGGTAAACCGGGTGTACTGCATGGCAATCGCACCTATTTGATGGAAGATCCCAATGGTCAGATAATCGAGACACACTCGATCTCTGCCGGCCTGGATTATCCGGGTGTTGGGCCAGAGCACGCCTGGCTGAAAGATATTGGTCGTGCCCGTTATGTGGCAGTGACCGACGAAGAGGCTCTGGAAGCCTTTCATACTCTGACCAAAACAGAAGGCATTATTCCAGCACTGGAATCGAGCCATGCTCTGGCCCAGAGTTTCAAACTGGCCAGAGAGATGAACCCGGACCAGATTATTCTGGTCAACCTCTCGGGCCGGGGCGATAAAGATATGCACACTGTCGCTGCACTGGATGGAATAAAGATATGA